CTTGAGATGCTACTTCATTTCTCATCATAGATACTTAATATTCTAGAAAGAGAAAGTTTTGTCCATGTGGGAAAAAATGTTACCTGTTTCTCAGTTACTTCATAATCACTTATGTGGTTGGTGGCTAATAAATTCTGCTTCACCTCCACTTAAGAGTTCAAACACAATTTCACTTATCTTTTTAGCTCTGGGGAAATAGCATGCACCttcataggtttttttttgtttgtttttaagtggtCTTCACTATGCCTTTTTTTCCCAGATCGTATCATCATCCTAAATTTTTTACTCTTTACAGAGTGACATTTTCCCTCTGATTAACTTTCCCTGAGCCATCCTTCCCTCTTCATTTTCTTGAGGAAACAGCTCTAAGATTAAAgacaggaaagagacagagaaccTATAAATCAATGGCAATTAGCATTTAGAATGTTCTGAATGAATGCCTGAACCTTCcctttcactttcttttcataggCCTTATGGCTCTGGGGATTTGATATGGCATGATAAGGAAGCAGGAATGGGGAATGAGGATGAGGTTTGAAGTCAGAACTGAGTTTGAGTTCTACTTGAATAATATTGAAGGAGACATTATGTAATCAATCACCTTGAGCTCCAGTGTCCTCCTTTCTGAAGTCAGGCTGTCACCATTGCCCTCCAAAAGCTACTATGAGGATTCAATGATGAAATGCCTACCGCAGTGCTTGATATTTATTGTTAATTTCTCTTCCCACTAAAGAACTGTGCAAAGAGTATTTGGCTGCCTTATTCCCTGACTCCAGCAACAAACCTTCTCAGTCACTATTTAGAACTGTTTTTAGAGTTTGGCAGTGACAATTTTTCAGACAGCCAGCAAGTAGTGTACTAGAGATAATCCCTTCCTCCACCCCCTGTGATACCCTTAACGTCTTTACTGCTTCATCAGGCAAGTGTCTGATACATGGGGCTGACAGTATTACATTCCACTTAGGAAGATGATAACAGGAGAAGCAAAAGCACAGTGACCAGTTGGCATTTATTAGTGTAGTTACAATTTGTCACTGTAGTAAAAGTAGTAGAGGAACCAAGACTCTTTGTtatcacaaagaaataaataaagcttatttTTAGGAAAATTCTAACTGAGTAAGTGATATCTAGCAGTAGCACTAGAGGTGCCCAGCCTTGTGTGACAGATAAAGCTGGGGCAGAAGTCATGTTAAATTCTACCTAAAAGGAGCTCCCAACCACTGCCtgctcctccagcccctggccaAAACTGATCATGGCTGCAAGGTACAGAATAAAAGGAAACCTAATGAAAAAAACAGCTAAAACACTGAGAAGATGTGGACTTATCAGGGTGTGAGCTGACCATGATCAGGTAATCTATTCCCCTCACTCCAGAGAGGTTTAGACGGCAGCTTCCCCGGACCGCTTCCGGGTGATGTGCTCCAGGTGGGCATGGTCTGAAGTGTCCAAGTCAATCTCGTACTTGGCTAGGATTTTGAGGATGGGCCTCAGTTTCAGCCACCACTGTTCCTTGGGGATTCGATGCCTACAGAGGAATGAGGTAGATGATGATATAATATTTTAGCACCCCAATCAACTTCTACCAAAGGTTTATAGGAAGAAGTTGGACAGAAGAGGTTAGATTTAGGACATGTGCATCACATCTGAAATGGGTAAGAATACAGGTGttactccttaaaaaaaaaaaaaagaattaaaaacagtgaACAGGTTGAGGACAGTAGAGCTTGAAACTACCAGGGAAAAGAACCACTCCAGGAAGCAGATGTACTCACTCAAAATCTGTCTGGTCCTTCAGCTCAGCCACTGGTTGGAAGACCAGAGCCCTCTTACGCATCCCCAGAACACAGCCCGAATCTGGAGTATTGGCAAAGATCCGCCCTGCAATGAGGGATGGGCAGTCAGCTTCTATACTGGGGAACCAGCCTCTATAGAGGGCACTCGCTCTCACCCCACCTACCATTACGGTAACTCTCTTTGATTTTCCCAGACATCCAGTTCATAGCCTTGGCGCCCATCTTAGTGGCAAAATTCCTATCAAATGGGGTTGGGCTCCCACCCtggagaaagaaacataaaaattacaGAGGGAAGGACTCTAATGAAGTGGCAGAGATATctagacacacagagaaaaaaagaaagatgggccCCAGGCTTACAACCCAAAACAGGAATCCAGAAGTCAAACTATGAAAGGGTGCCCTGAGGCAGTGCCAGGATCCAAGGCAAGCTGGCCCAGCAAATTTGGCCATGTATCAGATATAATAACAACTAATTAAAGATGATTGGCCCCACAATCCCCTCTTTTAGCTCCACAGCTGCCAGATCCTGTTTTAGTTTTATTGGCCAATGGGTCAGCTGCCTGCCCCTCTTCAGCCCAGCAGCTTTTGTTGATCACTGTCAATGATGacataaaagtgttttttttgtgGCCCAATCTGGCTGTCCTTGGTAGCACCTCAGAATTAATATAAAACATCATACAGATTTCCTTTGAATTAAGAGGAGGCAGGTGGGAAAGTGGgaatgtttggagacatttttgttaCAATTGGGAGTGAGAGGGAGGTgccactggcatctagtgggtagagaccagggatgctgtgCAACTGTCCTACAGTGCATAGAACAGCCACCCATGACAAATTATCATCCAGCCCCAAAAAGCAAAGCTGCCAAGGTTGAAAAGCCCTCCCCTGAGGGCTTTTGAAAAGGATAGACCATATAATCTCTAAAGTCATTTCCAGGATAAAGATGTTTTGATTCTATGACTGTAAGAGACTGCAGGCCCATGCTCTATGATGGCACTGACAGCCTCCTCCAGAAGACTGGAAAAGGCCAGTGGAAGCCTCAGTGGCTGTTGGCAGGTATGGCTGTTGGCAGGTATGGCTGTCTGATGAAGGGCATGACTACGGTGTCTTCCCTACCTGCTGCATGTGACCAAGCACATTCTTCCTGCTGTCGAAGATGCCCTTCCCCTCCTCAGAGTACAGGTTGAAAATGAAGTCAGTGGTATAGTTCTCATTGCACTTTTCATTCCTGCCAGGTGGAGACCAAAAGCCTGTGACTCTGTGGTTGGCTTCCCATCCCCCATTTCTgcctttgttctttcctttcaatttttATCTCCTCCAAGGATTCAAGGGATAGGCTGGCCGCCTCCCTTTATATCTACAGATTCCTCAGGGTGTCCCAACGATGGCCATTCTATGGGTTTGAGCCaaagcttatttttcttcttcacttaggAACAAACCATGGATGAGGTACCTTAACACCAAGCCCCTTTTCACAGTTGTTTTCATCTTTTGCACCAGATGTTCAACATTTGCCTGAAAATGAAAGAGTAAATCCTAAGCCTAACTGGGAATGGATAAGGTTGggtataaatcttcttccacacCACACCTCTCCAGGAAGGAAGAGAGACATGGAAGAGAGTTGTTTACAATCCTGGGCCTGAACTGTGCCTAATTCCTGTAAGAAGCTCAGTGTGGACTGAAATTTAAACAATGACTCCAAATGAGACAGAACTGGAAGAGGGAGCACTACAGACAGCTGCAGTAACTGTCAGTGTTCAGCCCCTCACCCTCTCCAATCTCCCTTTCCAAGCCTTTCTGGTTCCCCTTGCCTCAGAGGGCTGACTTGTGGTCACAGTGTCAGTGCTGACactttatatctctgttttgagaGAGTATCTCTCTCAAAAGCAGAATGACAGCAAGGGAAATCTGAAGGGGAGACATGATGTAGTAAAAAGATCACTGACTTTCTCAACCACTTAAACCATCTGCTCACTTAGGAGTTTAGAAAAGTTTTTTAACCTCTCTAAACCTTTCTATGTTATATGGAGATAGTATCTTCTTTGCATGTCTATTGTgaagataaaatgcaaaaatgcCCATAAAGGGCTTAGCACCAGGTCACCTGACTCAAAATCAGCATTCCAACAACAGTAGCTGCGGTCATGCATATGAGGTGACACCAGAGAATGCCTGCATAGTGCTCTTTCTGGTCTTCACAGGATTctacagaccaatcagctctgtCCTCAACTTGAGCTCTCATAGTTCAGATCACTGTGGAAACAGTCTGGAGACAGGGGAGAGCTATCTAGCAGGCTCTGGGTGGCCAGCTACCTGCAGGTCTCGAATGGTGAAGGGCTCCTCAAAAATGTAGGCAGCATCGGCCCCAGCTGCCAGTCCAGCCATGGTAGCCAGGTAGCCACAGTAGCCACCCATAGTCTCAATGATAAACACCCGACGCTTGGTGCCAGCTGCTGACTGCTTGATGCGGTCACAGGTCTGCAAGGACAATGGGTTATAGTTAGAAAGACATGATCAGGGGCCTGATTCTTATCACTCTTTAATCTTTGCCATTAATTAAACCCTGGAACTATATTCTCCATAGGCTAGCAGGGCCCCTAGAGCTCATCAAGTTCTTGCATTTAGGGTAACAGGCATATTTGCCAACCTCACTGCAGAACGTCTCTCCTGGGAAGAAAGCTGTACCTATCCTTTCTACTGCTCAGAAAATTAGACTGCAtgatctcagaaagaaagaaaaaaaaaaacaaaacatttggtATTCACAGTACTGGTGCATTtctaggtgaggaaactgaacactttgtcacccaggctggagtaaagtggcacgatctctgctcactgcaacctccgcctcccaggttcaaggaattttcctgccttagcctcccaagtagctgggattacaggcgcctaccaccacacccagctaatttttgtatttttagtagagatggggtttcaccatgttggccaggctgctcttgaactcctgaccccaagtgatctgcctgccttggcctcccaaagtgctgggattagaagtgtgagccaccatgcccagctgaagaATCATTTTCAAACATTCCCATTTGCTTGATATAAAGAGTAGCTCACTGTTTGGGACCACACTCAGTTTAAGGATTATAATCCTGGCCAAAAGGGATGGGAAGTGGTGATAGGCTCTCACTGTGCAGATAGTATTGAGTGCTGTGTCAGCCCCAACGCTGAAGTCTGAGCCAGGGACATTGTTGGAGACTGTAGCAGGAATGACCACAAATGGGATGCAGAGCTCATCAAACTGCTTCCTGCCCTCCATCAGTTCCAGGCCCCCTGTGTAAGCCTAAGAAGAAGAGAGCACAAGGGCAGgattggggagagggagaggaggtaggagggagagaggaagaaatggtGGCAGGCACTCACCTCAAAGCCCCCAATGATGACAAGGCCCTGAATGTTAAACTTAGTTATATTGGCACTGATCTGTTCAAAGCTCTTCTTGGGTAGAGTCCTAGTTGATCAGTGATGgcggggaggagaaggggaattGGAATTTGGGGAAGAGACAGGAAAATTGAGGGGGAGAAAAGCTAGAGTTAGAggcactttatttttaatttcttgaccTGTGCCGCCCTCCCTAGCCCACCCTCTCAGTCCTATCCAAGGATACATACTGGAGCTCTAAGTTGCCAGAGCTGCTAAAGATGTTGAGATGGGCATGTCTGCCCTCATGGCAGCAACTGTGAGGTTGAGGGTGGAGGACCCAGACCAGGGTGGTTGAAGCAGACCATGGCATAATGAACCCACATCCAAGGGCAACTTTAAGAGGTGACTGGGAGGAGGTGCCTCTGCAGTGCTACTTACCTTTTAGTCCCAAGTTTAGAGCCACCTTGGCCAGTCCAGCCCCCAACATAGCTCCAGCCAGCTTCCTCTATCTGTGGGGATAAGCCACAGAGCTCTGCACAAGGCTAAAGCACTAGGAGGCCTGTGTGGGACTGGTGCCACTGCTTGAGTCCTAACCCTACCCCTGGATCCCCCTTGGTTGGAAAAAGTACACCAGGTATTAGCTTTTCCCCACGCACTGAACTTCTTCTACCCTTACTGCTCATTCACAAATATTAAGCATCTacctatgccaggcactgtgctgagcttTGGGACAGAGAATTAAATAAGACATGTTGTTTGCAATGGTTCACTGCAGTAATTCCTGCCTGTTCCTACTGCCCTAGTATTAAATATCTACTTCTGCCTGGAccctgagagaggagagagagaggtagtGAGGAACAGAGGAAGCCAAGAGAATGGACAGGTCATTCTTGCTACACTTATCTTCCCCATGACTGCTCCTAGGTCCCAGAATAGTCCCCATACCTGCCCCTTGGCCAGGCCCTCGAAACCATCATGGACAACGAGCACTCGGTTGCCCTGGATAAGGCCAATCCTCACAGTGGAGCGAACAGCAGCATTCATGCCTGCAGCCGGAGCCCCCACGTTCATCACAGCCACTGTGTGCGAACCACTCTATACAGGAGGAAGCAGGGAAAAATGAGGACAGAAACCCAGCAGGGGAACAGGGAGGAGGTTAGTAAAGGAGGCAGAGCTCTAAGCCCTTGTCATCCAGGGATCAGGACATCTGCCTAAGACAACACAACACACACCCTTCTCCCAAGGAATGCCAGCACAGCTGGCTACCACATACATGGAAGCAAAATTCTTGATCACAGATcaataaataaagctgctgtccCCCATCTCAGATATCATTATTATACAATGAATGAGAGACCTTCCAGAGCAGCACTTCCCAAGTGTGTTCCTTGGATCACCTGCATCAGAATCCACTGGGGGAGCCTATTAAACCTGCAtattcctggcctctacccagATATGAATCTCCTCTGAGAGAGGGGCCCAGGAGTTTGCATGTTTAATAAGCAACCCAAACAATTCTGATATATACTTAATATTGAGAACCACTACTCCAGTGGAAGAAGTGGCTTAGATACACTTAGATGTGATTATTCCCATATTTTCCCAGAGAAAAAGTACATAAGCCCTCTTTCCCATTCTTTGCATGCTATCTTGCCAGTCCTGAAGTGGGCATGGGTCTTGTGTTAGAGATATCCAGGGTACACTAAGAAGGGGGCTCTGGTATCTGGGGTGGTTAAGAGGAAATCATTATAATAGGTCCAGGGACCCAGCACTGAAGATCAGAGTCGGGCAGAGAAGTTGGCAAGGCTTATGTTGTATGGACTGTGGTAGCATTTATGAAGAGAgactgggggagggagaaggaaaaggggaGAGGGCAAGTCAACTTGCCAGTACCTTAGATACCGGGGGTCTGACATGAGCTAGAAGCTTGTACACCTCCCAGTTGTTCATGAAGCTCCTGTAGGAAGTACAAATAGAGAGAGGTGTCTTCAGGCCATTCCCCACAGCCAGCAGCCATGGAGATCCTGGTCTGAAGTGTTGCTCCCAGAAGGAAGTTCCATAGGGCAAACCTCTGAGGACAGAACTGGGGCAGAGCAGGGACAGGGCAGGGGCTGCAAAAGGGCCACTAGTTCATCAAACACTCCCTCAGTACTCTTCTTCAGGCACTATGCTCAGCACAAGAGACTGTCCCTTGCCTAGAGGAACTTATCATCTTGCTGGGGCTCACATACAGAAATAACAGATTATAAAAGGTTGATGCCAGGGACCACACCCCTGAGATGAACTGAGCCTCCCAGTCACCTCACAACTAATTTTCTTGGGCAGGAACTTGCTGCAGAGAGAATCAGAAAAGGAAGCAGCAGAAGCTCATGTTTTGGGCCTGGAGCCATGGAGATCTTTGGCTTCATTCACGCCTCTGATTTCTGTAGCTAGTGAGCTTCCCGTCATCTCCTCACCGGCCTCTCAGCTTCAGGGCTTCGTCAAATTTCTTCTCATCCATGGCCTTGGTCACATCTTTGGTCTGAGGGGGGAGCACAGCGACAGTTTCAACTCCAGGGTCAGGATTCTGCACAGCTGGAACTCCATCCCACAGTCGAACTCTGCCCATCTCTGGGATTGTGACTAGATCCTGTCCATTCTACACCCCACCTTTCCTATGCCCCCAAACTTTCAcagaagtatttttgtttttcctgagttGTCTAAGTAAtgagcagcaaaagaaaagaactgaTTCTAtgctctgtttattttatttttttttttttgagacggagtctcgctctgtcgcccaggctggagtgcagtggcatgatcttggctcactgcaaccccctgcctcccgggttcaagcaattcttctgcctcagcctcccaagtagctgggattataggcgtgtgcaaccacacccggctaatttttttggtatttttcaccatgttagccaggatggtctcaatctcctgaccttgtgatctgcctgcctcggcctcccaaagtgctgggattataggcatgagccaccgtgcctggcactaTGCTCTGTTTATTAGAAGTATGGGCAGAGTGGAAGAATGCTCACAGATAAATAGTATCTTCCATTCCACAGCCAGGTCCCCGGCCTTAAAGCAGCCTCTAAAGTCATGAGTAAATGAAGATCCTACAGGTAACCCAGTTAGGAAGGACTGATTCCTGCTGTGTGCTTCTCAACTACTGATTTCAGCTCTGTGGGGCAGTGCCTTCACTTTGGAGCTTTTACAGATACATTTCCAAGCAAGGCTGCAGGTAACTGGGACTCCTGAGTCTCAGAGAGAAGGAGGCCGGGAGATGGAGAGTATTTAGACCAGCCCTCAGAACCAGGCCACACGGCCTAGTTCTCGCTCTCAGCCGCCATGTTCGCTCTGTGGTATCGAAGGAGTGATTCCTTCATAATAAAGGCCACCATTTCCTGAGCACTCAACATTTGCTAGGTACTGTATCACATGCTAATGTAGCTTATCTCCAATCCTTACAATAACCCTCAACGTTAGCATTAGTAACCTCGTGTTGGTTCAGAGAAACATGTTCAAGATAGAAATCATAGAGACAAAAGCTACCCAGCTAGAATTTAATAATATTCTCCTGTTCTTAATAAAGTTAGGAGGAATATAGCATTATTCTTCCAATAAAGACATGATAAAAAGGTTTGAGGTTGTATATTATGAGATACTGGGTTTCATTACTAAGGAGGATGTAGAATCTCCCACCTTCCTTAGgaacattttacagatgggaacacTGAAGCTTAGTTAAGAGCTCCTATGCAAAGCCCACTGTGTTCTTTCCCCACATGTCTCTTACTATACCATCTTGCCTTTCCACCTGCTCCTATACCAGTGGCCTTAGACATAGTCTCATGCCCCTTGAGCTCCAAGGCAGGGGCTTGAGAGTGTTAAGAAAGGGGTTTAGGATCAGTACTTACCACCTGGACACATTCCATGAGGGGCAGGCGCACAGCCTGGTTACCAGAGAGGCTCACTACACAGGCTGGGGTATCTGGGGTCCCCTCCAAAAGTGCCATCACTGCTTCCACACCCATCCTGCTGCCCTGCAGGAGCCCAGAGAACAAAGACAGTCTGGCTCAGGCTGCCCCATCTTGGCTCAGCCTAGAGAGTCAGGATACTCGAGCCCTTTTCCAAATCACAAGACTGAGTCTCACAATTAAGAACTGCAGCAAAGAACTTACTGGGCTTTACCTCCCCAAACAGATTTCATCTAAAGATTGATGACTCTGTATTCTTGCCATCGGAACCCCAAAGATTCTACTTACTTCTAGAGAAACATGCCCACTATGGTAATCAACAGGATTACTGGGGCTTAATAATATTCCCTTCTTATTGACAAAACAAGGTAGGAGATTGCTTTGCTCTTCCAGTGAAGATAGGATAAGAGGGTTTAAACTGAGTGTCTAAGGTTGGaattacatgcctgtaattccagcatttttggaggccaaggcaggcggatcacctgaggtcaggagttcaagaccagcctggctagcatggtggaaccccgtctctactaaaaatacaaaaagttagccaggcacggtggcatgtgcctgtaatcccagctactcaggaggctgaggtagaagaatcccttgaacccagaagatggagactgcagtgagccgagattgcaccactgcactctagcctgggtgatagagcaagactccatctcttaaaaaaaaaaaagaaaaaaaaaaaggctgggcccGGTAGCTTACGCCGGTAATCCCAAtgttttggaaggccaaggcaggcagatcacaaggtcaggagttcaagacctgcctggccaacatggtgaaagccccatctctactaaaaatttaaaaaattagctgggcatggtggcaggcacctgcaatcccagctactcgggaggctgaggccggagaatcccttgaacccagggggcagaggttgcagtgagctgagaccatgccactgcactccagcctgggcaacagagagagactccatctcaaaaaaaaagaaagaaagaaaaaagaaataccactATATACCTATcagaatagtaaaaaaaaaaaaaaaaaaaaaaagtgacgacccccaaatgctggtgaggatgcaaacAAAACAGGTAGTTCATAAATTGCTGATGGAaattaaaatggtacagctattcTGGAAACAGTTGGGCAGTATctttgaaaaaacatttttttaagcaaCAAAAAACTACCATACAACCcaattgaactcctgggcaaTTACTCtgcagaaatgaaaatttaagttCACACAAAAagctgtacacaaatgttcatagtcgCTTTATCCCTAATAGCCAAAAATTGAAAACTCAAATGTTTGAATGATTAAACAAGCTGTAATACGTCCACTCCATGGAGTACTGCTCTGCAAAAAACAGCAAACTATAGAAACAAACAACACCTTTGATAAATATctagagaattatgctgagtggaaAAAAAAGCCAATCCTAAAGGGTTGCATATTatgcaattccatttatataatatacatgagattaaaaattacagacaaagagacagattagtggttgccagaggttaaGAATGAGGAgggagggccaggcgcagtggctcacgcctgtaatcctggcattttgggaggccgaggcgggtggatcacaaggtcaggagatcgagaccatcctggctaacacggtgaaaccctgtctctactaaaaataggaaatattagccgggcgtggtccaggcgcctgtagtcccagctacttgggaggctgaggcaggagaatggcgtgaacccgggaggcggagcgtgcagtgagccaagatcgcaccattgcactccagcctgggcgacagagcgagactccgtctcaaaaaataataataataataataatgaggagGGATGGGTGGGGGTAAAGTACACGTGGCTATAAAAGGACAACATGAGATATCCTGTGGTAACAGAAATGTTCTGTAGCTTGActatatcaatgtcaatatcctggtgatgatattgtactatagttaagcaagatgttaccattgaaAGAAACTGGGCAAAGGGTATGTGGGACTACCTCTGTATTATTCTGTagaactgcatgtgaatctacaattatctcaaaattcttattaaaaatatatgaaacaaaacaaaacaaaaagatattgTTCCTCACCATTAGGAAGGCATAGTCTCTCACCATTTTTGTAACAGAAGAGAACCCTCAAGTGTATGGGAATGGGTCAGTGGCCACTGCAGCCCAAAGGCTGGTGGAGAGGCAATGCGACCAGTGATGTAAGTCCCTGTCTGGTGAAGTGCAGCCCCGAGGGGGCAGGACTACAAGGTTGAGGGTTTCAAGGCATGAGGGCCACACAGCCCAGTGACTTACCAGAATTCTGTCAAAGGCTGATGGCGTCCCACCCCTCTGCACATGCCCCAAGACAGTAACCCGGGTGTCATATCCCAGACGCTTAACCACCAGCTGAAGGGACcaacagagggacagagagagggtTACGCAGagtcaaaggaagaaaacaagcaGAGACTTGGGTAAACCATGGACAGCTCAGCCTCTTGTCTTGTAATGGTTCTTTGTGGGAGGCAATCAGGGGCAGGGACCCAGGGAGAGATGTGCAGAAGGACCAAGGGGAGAAGCAGTGTCAAGAGACTCAGAAGCCAGAAGGCAACGGGCTATGGAGTCTAAGGCCTCTCTGGCTTCATTCATACGAACATTCTTGATGTCTTCTGAGGTgattggttttccattcttgtcaATTGCACCCTCAGCCACAATGATGATGTTGAGACGAGAACCACGGGTCCTTGTCTGGTTGAGAACAAAGGGTAAAATGGTCCATGGAATCAAGCTGATGGGTGGGAAAGAGATCATCAGTGGAACAGGGTGAGGGATTTCTTAAGGGCAAAATAAAGTGCAAGTACCTCGCTGAGTCGGCGACAAAGGTGTTCCTCCCAGTCGTCATCTGGTGGACATTCAGGAATAAAAACCCAGTCGGCCCCACAGGACAGAGAGGTGACAAGGGCCAGGTATCTGAGATGAGAGTCAGAAGCATCCTGCTAGAAGTTGTACTCTACAAATAGCCTCACCCATACCCAACAAGTTCTCCTAGTCCTCATAGTTGATAAAAGGTCTGGAGAGCCTCCATTTTATTCTTGGGGCAAGGGTAAGAGCACCGGGGCCCCtcaatgagattctgtctctaacgGATACCTTCCATTTATGTTCACCTGCCACAGTGGCTTCCAGCCTCAGAGCACTACCCACTCTTTACACCAAGCACGTGCCTGAGCacgtacacacatgcatgtgtgggGATGTAACAGAGGGGGATGGAGGCCGGAAAGGGAACCACACCACAAGGAGCATGTGCACCTCCAGATCTGCTGCTACTGAGAGACCTCACTGGACTCTCTGGGGAAAAGGAAAGGGCTATCGCTAGGTCCACGGAATAAATGGGTCAGAATGAGGATCTTACCCACAGTGGCGGCCCATTACTTCTAACACAAATGTCCTCTGGTGGCTGCAAGAGATAGACATATGACACAGTCCAAGTGACCCTATggccaagatcaagccaccacCCACATCTAGGCCAATTACCCTCTCTGGGAGATACATGTATGCTGCCAGGCCTTCTAGCAGGCTTCCTGAGACCAGGAAGACCTAGGGGAAATACTTTAGCCACAAGGTATCCTTCCTAGGCCTGAGAAAACACAGCAGTAAAAAGTGTCTAAACAGAGGCTCTGTTCCAGGGAGGAACCGggtcagggaagggaaggaaaggaaaggataagaagtgaagggagaattGGACTAACTGGAATCCTCTAGGATTACCCTGGGGTAAACTGTTACCCTTCTATCCTCCCATCCTACATTGCCTCCCCCCAGGTCCCCTTATCTCTGAGCCGTCGTG
The sequence above is a segment of the Pan paniscus chromosome 10, NHGRI_mPanPan1-v2.0_pri, whole genome shotgun sequence genome. Coding sequences within it:
- the PFKM gene encoding ATP-dependent 6-phosphofructokinase, muscle type isoform X4, with the translated sequence MTHEEHHAAKTLGIGKAIAVLTSGGDAQGMNAAVRAVVRVGIFTGARVFFVHEGYQGLVDGGDHIKEATWESVSMMLQLGGTVIGSARCKDFREREGRLRAAYNLVKRGITNLCVIGGDGSLTGADTFRSEWSDLLSDLQKAGKITDEEATKSSYLNIVGLVGSIDNDFCGTDMTIGTDSALHRIMEIVDAITTTAQSHQRTFVLEVMGRHCGYLALVTSLSCGADWVFIPECPPDDDWEEHLCRRLSETRTRGSRLNIIIVAEGAIDKNGKPITSEDIKNLVVKRLGYDTRVTVLGHVQRGGTPSAFDRILGSRMGVEAVMALLEGTPDTPACVVSLSGNQAVRLPLMECVQVTKDVTKAMDEKKFDEALKLRGRSFMNNWEVYKLLAHVRPPVSKSGSHTVAVMNVGAPAAGMNAAVRSTVRIGLIQGNRVLVVHDGFEGLAKGQIEEAGWSYVGGWTGQGGSKLGTKRTLPKKSFEQISANITKFNIQGLVIIGGFEAYTGGLELMEGRKQFDELCIPFVVIPATVSNNVPGSDFSVGADTALNTICTTCDRIKQSAAGTKRRVFIIETMGGYCGYLATMAGLAAGADAAYIFEEPFTIRDLQANVEHLVQKMKTTVKRGLVLRNEKCNENYTTDFIFNLYSEEGKGIFDSRKNVLGHMQQGGSPTPFDRNFATKMGAKAMNWMSGKIKESYRNGRIFANTPDSGCVLGMRKRALVFQPVAELKDQTDFEHRIPKEQWWLKLRPILKILAKYEIDLDTSDHAHLEHITRKRSGEAAV
- the PFKM gene encoding ATP-dependent 6-phosphofructokinase, muscle type isoform X1; translation: MKPVPQKAELPGENSSPQRRPCSGGKAPESQPAFPQVRLGAGMGPAVTAGRRSLRGPGERDQKERPQEAAMHKDEFHLKFFMCVIQSRQLVRTPQRTAGEASTSSMLIPKPPPKTDILKSLDTMDDPDTVGSIPVFKTEWIMTHEEHHAAKTLGIGKAIAVLTSGGDAQGMNAAVRAVVRVGIFTGARVFFVHEGYQGLVDGGDHIKEATWESVSMMLQLGGTVIGSARCKDFREREGRLRAAYNLVKRGITNLCVIGGDGSLTGADTFRSEWSDLLSDLQKAGKITDEEATKSSYLNIVGLVGSIDNDFCGTDMTIGTDSALHRIMEIVDAITTTAQSHQRTFVLEVMGRHCGYLALVTSLSCGADWVFIPECPPDDDWEEHLCRRLSETRTRGSRLNIIIVAEGAIDKNGKPITSEDIKNLVVKRLGYDTRVTVLGHVQRGGTPSAFDRILGSRMGVEAVMALLEGTPDTPACVVSLSGNQAVRLPLMECVQVTKDVTKAMDEKKFDEALKLRGRSFMNNWEVYKLLAHVRPPVSKSGSHTVAVMNVGAPAAGMNAAVRSTVRIGLIQGNRVLVVHDGFEGLAKGQIEEAGWSYVGGWTGQGGSKLGTKRTLPKKSFEQISANITKFNIQGLVIIGGFEAYTGGLELMEGRKQFDELCIPFVVIPATVSNNVPGSDFSVGADTALNTICTTCDRIKQSAAGTKRRVFIIETMGGYCGYLATMAGLAAGADAAYIFEEPFTIRDLQANVEHLVQKMKTTVKRGLVLRNEKCNENYTTDFIFNLYSEEGKGIFDSRKNVLGHMQQGGSPTPFDRNFATKMGAKAMNWMSGKIKESYRNGRIFANTPDSGCVLGMRKRALVFQPVAELKDQTDFEHRIPKEQWWLKLRPILKILAKYEIDLDTSDHAHLEHITRKRSGEAAV
- the PFKM gene encoding ATP-dependent 6-phosphofructokinase, muscle type isoform X2 is translated as MHKDEFHLKFFMCVIQSRQLVRTPQRTAGEASTSSMLIPKPPPKTDILKSLDTMDDPDTVGSIPVFKTEWIMTHEEHHAAKTLGIGKAIAVLTSGGDAQGMNAAVRAVVRVGIFTGARVFFVHEGYQGLVDGGDHIKEATWESVSMMLQLGGTVIGSARCKDFREREGRLRAAYNLVKRGITNLCVIGGDGSLTGADTFRSEWSDLLSDLQKAGKITDEEATKSSYLNIVGLVGSIDNDFCGTDMTIGTDSALHRIMEIVDAITTTAQSHQRTFVLEVMGRHCGYLALVTSLSCGADWVFIPECPPDDDWEEHLCRRLSETRTRGSRLNIIIVAEGAIDKNGKPITSEDIKNLVVKRLGYDTRVTVLGHVQRGGTPSAFDRILGSRMGVEAVMALLEGTPDTPACVVSLSGNQAVRLPLMECVQVTKDVTKAMDEKKFDEALKLRGRSFMNNWEVYKLLAHVRPPVSKSGSHTVAVMNVGAPAAGMNAAVRSTVRIGLIQGNRVLVVHDGFEGLAKGQIEEAGWSYVGGWTGQGGSKLGTKRTLPKKSFEQISANITKFNIQGLVIIGGFEAYTGGLELMEGRKQFDELCIPFVVIPATVSNNVPGSDFSVGADTALNTICTTCDRIKQSAAGTKRRVFIIETMGGYCGYLATMAGLAAGADAAYIFEEPFTIRDLQANVEHLVQKMKTTVKRGLVLRNEKCNENYTTDFIFNLYSEEGKGIFDSRKNVLGHMQQGGSPTPFDRNFATKMGAKAMNWMSGKIKESYRNGRIFANTPDSGCVLGMRKRALVFQPVAELKDQTDFEHRIPKEQWWLKLRPILKILAKYEIDLDTSDHAHLEHITRKRSGEAAV